ATGATGAGTAATACACAGCACAAATCCAGATTATGCACATTATCCATGGAGTCTTCGTTGTAGTaaaattatagcttttatGGCGGGATTTAAAGGTAATGATAAGATGGGAAGCTTATCAACTTACGGAGATTGGATATATTCCTGCAGACAGCCAACTGAACAAGGTAGGTAGCGAAGATAGACTGGGCAGTAGTTCTGCTATCTCGAGAAGAGAAGCCTTCCGGCTTACGAGTGAGAAGTCATTTGTAAAAGATATATCACTACAACCCAATCTATGATATATGGCACAGAAGCCGTGAAAATACAAATGCATCCAGTATACTCCGTTTACCGGGCCTTGAATAGACGGTGGATACTGGATACGAACGATCGACGATCCACACTCGATCGATCCTTGGAATACGAACAAAGAATACGACATGACTCACCCAGGCTGGCTTCGAAATGAGAAATGAATGTAAAGAGTATACATTTTTCTCAGTGAGAATAATGACGACGTCCTGCAGTGGGGCAGCCTGAGTCATTGAAATACGAGCTGCTGACTTTAAAAGAGCTAAAAGAGCTCCCGATGAATGAAACATCGAATCCTACCTCGACCTCaacttccacttcttcccctcACTTCATtaacaaccaccaccacaatgGCCGACATTGAATCTGCCTTCCAGGCCGCCATCGATGACCACAAAATAAACGGCGGGGTTATTTGCGCAACCAACAGCACAGGTACCTTCAAGTACAACAACCCCATAGGCGAGCGCACCCTACTCTCAGGCACCAAGCAACCCCACCAACTCTCCGACGtactcttcctcgcctcggCAACAAAATTCATCACCGCCGTCGCAGCCCTCCAATGCGTTGACGACGGCATCCTCTCCCTAGACGGGGACCTCTCAGCGCTCGCACCCGAGCTCACATCCAAACAAGTCCTAACGGGGTACTCAGATGACGGCACCCCGCTCTTCGAGAACCAATCTCGCCCTATCACTCTAGAACACCTAATCACCCACTCCTCAGGGCTCGTCTACCACTTCATGAACCCGACCATCGCGCAGTGGCGTGAAGAAAACGGCGCCCCGCTCATAGACGAAAATGGCGAGCAGCGCCGGCTTACCGTGGAAGAGCTCTTCAGCTACCCGCTGGCCTTCCAACCCGGGGAATCGTGGATGTACGGGCCCGGGCTTGACTGGGCGGGCCGGATTGTCGAGAGAGCTACGGGGAAGACGCTGATTGAGCGGATGCAGGAGCGCCTGTTTAACCCGCTAGGGATTAATGATGCACAGTTCTACCCTGTTACGCGGGAGGAGTTGCGTGGGAAGTT
Above is a window of Aspergillus puulaauensis MK2 DNA, chromosome 2, nearly complete sequence DNA encoding:
- a CDS encoding serine hydrolase domain-containing protein (COG:V;~EggNog:ENOG410PN6X;~InterPro:IPR001466,IPR012338;~MEROPS:MER0006204;~PFAM:PF00144), whose protein sequence is MKHRILPRPQLPLLPLTSLTTTTTMADIESAFQAAIDDHKINGGVICATNSTGTFKYNNPIGERTLLSGTKQPHQLSDVLFLASATKFITAVAALQCVDDGILSLDGDLSALAPELTSKQVLTGYSDDGTPLFENQSRPITLEHLITHSSGLVYHFMNPTIAQWREENGAPLIDENGEQRRLTVEELFSYPLAFQPGESWMYGPGLDWAGRIVERATGKTLIERMQERLFNPLGINDAQFYPVTREELRGKLVDLSPEDPGAVGRAVLGGNGDMNLRTQGDFGGHGLFMSGESFIKVLQSIVANDGKLLKTETVDGMFQQRLEAEASKGHQDALASPMGIFFRVGIDEDTKMGYGLGGVVTLEDVEGWYGEKTLTWGGGLTVAWFIDRKNDLCGVGAVLSALPVDIPTVSDLKQVFRKDVYRKYADWKKEQGV